A single region of the Candidatus Hydrogenedentota bacterium genome encodes:
- a CDS encoding HNH endonuclease: protein MLTAYVLVLNKSWVAINVTPAKRALTLLFQGHAQVVHPKDYSLYDFDSWLAFSKDHNGLPPRRYVFTPTDRIRLPEVIVLKEYNGFYAPVLRLSRRNIFARDKNRCQYCGCKFPRAALTIDHVVPRSRGGADTWENLVLACTRCNLKKRDQTPEEAEMPLIRKPVSPRWLPRYHTPLQREELHAWKRFVDLAYWSNQSLR, encoded by the coding sequence ATGTTAACAGCATACGTACTAGTCTTAAATAAATCGTGGGTTGCCATTAACGTGACCCCTGCAAAACGCGCCTTGACACTGCTCTTTCAAGGGCATGCGCAAGTCGTGCATCCGAAAGACTATTCCCTCTATGATTTCGATTCGTGGCTTGCCTTTTCAAAAGATCATAATGGCTTGCCGCCGCGAAGGTATGTGTTTACGCCCACCGATCGGATACGCTTGCCTGAAGTGATCGTGTTGAAAGAGTATAACGGCTTTTATGCGCCTGTACTACGTTTATCGCGCAGAAATATTTTCGCCCGTGATAAGAACAGGTGTCAGTACTGTGGATGCAAATTTCCGCGTGCAGCGCTCACGATTGATCATGTCGTACCCCGTTCCCGGGGCGGCGCAGACACTTGGGAAAATCTCGTTCTCGCCTGCACCCGCTGCAACTTAAAAAAACGCGATCAGACGCCGGAAGAGGCGGAGATGCCGCTCATACGCAAGCCTGTTTCACCCCGTTGGCTGCCACGGTACCACACACCGCTGCAAAGAGAAGAGCTTCACGCGTGGAAACGCTTTGTCGACTTGGCGTACTGGAGCAATCAATCGCTTCGATAA
- a CDS encoding alpha/beta hydrolase, translating to MISSLLTSLILAAAIPFISPTTNVPALSLLYGESAALAETQGDEAPLLHLFPISAAKEACPAVIVCPGGGYGTLAMSYEGVDIAHWLNSHGVAAFVLQYRVAPHRHPLPLEDVQRALRLVRDHAEEWRVDPERVGVLGFSAGGHLASTASTHFDAGDPDSEDTISRQSCRPDFSILIYPVISLHPDIGHMGSRNNLLGKDADESLVDSLSNHTQVTKDTPPAFLVHTTADSGVSANNSLAYYAALLQAGVPAEMHIYEQGAHGFGMGKGDPALSTWPSLCILWMKKTGIIEN from the coding sequence TCCCTTTTATTTCTCCCACAACCAACGTACCGGCGCTGTCTCTTTTATACGGGGAATCGGCTGCCCTTGCCGAAACTCAAGGGGACGAAGCCCCCTTACTGCATCTCTTCCCCATATCAGCCGCAAAGGAAGCCTGTCCTGCAGTAATCGTTTGTCCCGGAGGCGGCTATGGCACCTTGGCAATGTCTTATGAGGGCGTAGACATCGCCCATTGGCTTAATAGTCATGGCGTGGCGGCATTTGTCCTGCAGTATCGCGTCGCGCCCCATCGCCATCCGCTACCCCTAGAGGATGTGCAGCGTGCCCTCCGTTTAGTGCGTGATCATGCAGAAGAATGGCGCGTGGATCCGGAGCGTGTGGGCGTTTTGGGTTTCTCCGCAGGCGGTCATCTTGCCTCTACGGCATCCACTCATTTTGACGCGGGCGATCCCGACTCAGAAGATACTATATCGCGTCAATCGTGCCGACCGGACTTTTCTATTTTGATTTACCCTGTCATTTCGCTCCACCCCGATATTGGTCATATGGGTTCGCGCAATAATCTATTGGGCAAAGATGCTGATGAGTCTTTGGTAGATTCACTGAGCAATCATACACAAGTCACTAAAGATACACCGCCCGCTTTCTTGGTGCACACCACGGCAGACAGCGGCGTATCTGCAAATAACAGTTTGGCTTATTATGCTGCTCTGCTCCAAGCCGGTGTGCCCGCAGAAATGCATATCTATGAACAGGGTGCCCACGGCTTTGGTATGGGCAAGGGTGACCCTGCATTATCGACTTGGCCAAGCCTCTGTATTCTTTGGATGAAAAAGACGGGCATTATTGAAAATTAA